Proteins encoded in a region of the Stieleria neptunia genome:
- a CDS encoding endonuclease domain-containing protein: MLRNRRCRNQKFRREYPIAPYTVDFCCVDLKLIVEVDGKQLQTDEGRQYDQRRDQYLAEQGYQVVRIPGYEALRNPAAVRHQIEHAIDALL; the protein is encoded by the coding sequence ATGCTGCGCAATCGCCGTTGTCGAAATCAGAAGTTTCGGCGCGAATACCCAATTGCACCGTACACTGTTGACTTCTGTTGTGTGGACTTGAAGTTGATCGTTGAGGTCGATGGAAAGCAACTTCAGACGGATGAGGGCCGTCAGTATGATCAGCGCCGCGACCAGTACTTGGCCGAGCAAGGGTACCAAGTCGTGCGGATCCCGGGTTACGAGGCCTTGCGTAATCCAGCTGCGGTGCGGCACCAGATCGAACATGCAATTGATGCACTTCTGTAG
- a CDS encoding protein-tyrosine phosphatase family protein: protein MSFTRPSKPSVARAYWVVESKFLAGAYPGAADPAAHRHRVEQLWKLGIRTFINLVEEAETNNYGQPFLRYDGLLRELASAAGEFVTHLRFPIEDLGVPSADRMTCILDAVDLSLAADRPVFIHCFGGVGRTGISVCCWLIRHGHVEPNQAIEMLKTLREADETTCHRPAPENSRQCQFVESWR, encoded by the coding sequence GTGTCATTTACGAGACCGTCAAAACCATCGGTTGCGAGAGCCTACTGGGTGGTCGAATCGAAGTTCCTCGCCGGTGCGTATCCGGGCGCGGCCGATCCGGCGGCGCATCGTCACCGAGTGGAACAGCTCTGGAAGCTTGGGATACGCACCTTTATCAACCTAGTCGAAGAAGCCGAAACGAATAATTACGGCCAGCCGTTCCTCCGGTACGACGGCCTGCTCCGTGAGCTTGCGTCTGCTGCCGGAGAGTTTGTAACGCACCTGCGTTTTCCGATCGAAGATTTAGGCGTGCCCTCGGCGGACCGAATGACGTGCATTTTGGACGCCGTCGATCTTTCGCTTGCAGCGGACCGGCCGGTCTTCATTCATTGTTTCGGCGGAGTCGGCAGGACCGGCATCTCAGTTTGCTGTTGGCTCATCCGACACGGACACGTCGAACCGAACCAAGCAATCGAAATGCTCAAGACCCTCCGTGAAGCCGACGAAACAACCTGTCATCGACCGGCACCGGAAAACAGCCGCCAGTGCCAATTCGTCGAAAGCTGGCGCTGA
- a CDS encoding DUF3320 domain-containing protein — translation MDLAAVIEKTRRDLLELTARNRLVHTPLDGKRKSWIQVHDERSDNVFDLLVRQGKTMSFLPVSSEENEDDREQFLREFEETNDDQLDDDSECSGEDGELPERYTDLFLQTKFSQDALNDRLLKLYYEARTAEEEQGVSILYLACGFLKWRESGSSAVDRYAPLLLIPVELSRNSVRSKFRVNFRDDEIVTNLSIQARLQQDFGVRLPDLPEDIQDESPWTPTAYFDEIRKLIEGRDGWEVLDNEILLWFFSFTKFLMFRDLSPAAWPEGAGLTENGLIAGLLGDAFASGSALPPICGDDEPIDQMINPADVVHVTDADSSQAVVIEEIVRGRNLVVQGPPGTGKSQTITNAIAAAVHAGKRVLFVAEKMAALDVVKRRLDAVGLGPMSLELHSHKARKSEVLEDLKATMNLGAPTAGNHVPTDELRQTVERLRHHDVTLHGQVGESGCSPFQAMGSLLNLRQQGRAAAAYRVAEMSQWTPEAYQRCRQVAKELDQLLLASGTPASNPWRGAQCKPMTPANVERLLGTLKDVRDAVDKLDAANGALAEILELPAAKDIKETAELAQLAAYVRRCPAMVDREAIGHESWQTEIERLEAIVKEVRTLQESRRSLDGQISDAAWNLDWSAIRIALAGHGKSWFRIFNSSFRSAVATLRGVCLSEFPKNADERVALVDRILSIQKSVKQVGDEELLCRSVFGRVWSGTDSPIDDLDTIVAWVKDGHKASLLRQHGRRLAEDATRGRALAEPLNRIAKLLKTVDGELGKVASVLKIDFRRAFETQDARTTSLADWRARMDEWQGASEQLSHYLAAMARVKTLQDAGLRELVNEIERGTLVAGDVAEQLELIRSDAILAEAWSDRRDLAEFHGDTYEKLRSRFAELDTDRIAQSRVDVAKKHHENLPARSADGGQVSVVMRETNKKRRHMPIRRLIKEAGHAIQRIKPVFMMSPLSVAQYLEPGAVEFDLLVIDEASQVQPVDALGAIARSKQIVVVGDQRQLPPTDFFGRMSDGQPDDDDDAVTNASDLESILGLCEAQGLPSRMLSWHYRSRHESLIAVSNRQFYDDRLFIVPSPVLSGGSLGLKLRYIADGCYDRGGSRANRNEAIAVAEAVLEHARQRPHLSLGVATFSAAQRDAIRNEIELRRKEDASIEEFFNSGGAEPFFVKSLENVQGDQRDVIFISIGYGKDKDGYFAHSFGPLNRKGGERRLNVLISRAASACEVFTSLKADDIDLAHTQSEGVAALKMYLNYAEHGRLDATQSHGGADSIFEEQVAKALRNRGLEVDHQIGVGGFFIDLAIRDPERRGRYLLGIECDGAQYHSARWVRDRDRIRQQVLEARGWIIHRIWSTDWFQRPEEQIEKTLEALEEAKRHWEQQDAEDRNGACRSATPSTTPDADDHPPISREELPEAMTACELKGEDYRETRMPNQHFEGGPAEFADSVLTAFARQIIEIESPIHIDEIGRRMIRICGQGRLVSSLKSRIADSVTVLQEAGTVEQRDAFVYAAGQQQFPVRYRKHLDNAKLRNIDFVPPEELRGAIFAVVEHQIGTDEKETAASVAKLLGISKSKSLQAHVQKQIKRLVEMHAIENRDGSLFVASGAVNQQQVSSRV, via the coding sequence GTGGACCTTGCAGCTGTTATCGAGAAGACGCGGCGTGACTTACTGGAGTTAACGGCGCGGAATCGACTGGTTCATACGCCGCTTGATGGCAAGCGAAAAAGCTGGATCCAGGTTCACGACGAACGCAGTGACAATGTCTTTGATTTGCTGGTTCGTCAGGGGAAGACGATGTCCTTTCTGCCGGTTTCATCCGAGGAGAATGAGGATGACCGCGAACAGTTTCTCCGCGAATTCGAAGAAACGAACGACGATCAACTCGATGACGATTCAGAGTGCTCCGGAGAAGATGGTGAGCTTCCCGAACGCTATACCGATCTGTTTCTGCAGACGAAGTTTTCCCAGGATGCCTTGAACGATCGATTGCTGAAGCTTTACTACGAAGCTCGCACGGCAGAGGAGGAGCAAGGCGTAAGTATTCTGTATCTCGCCTGCGGATTTTTGAAATGGCGTGAATCGGGCAGCTCCGCGGTGGACCGTTATGCGCCGTTGTTGTTGATCCCGGTGGAGCTGTCTCGGAATTCCGTGCGAAGCAAGTTTCGCGTGAATTTTCGCGATGACGAAATCGTGACCAATTTGTCGATTCAAGCTAGGCTACAGCAAGATTTTGGTGTCCGTCTGCCCGACCTTCCCGAAGACATCCAGGACGAATCACCGTGGACACCGACGGCCTACTTCGATGAAATCCGCAAGTTGATCGAGGGACGCGATGGTTGGGAGGTCCTGGACAACGAAATCCTCCTGTGGTTCTTCTCATTCACGAAGTTCCTAATGTTCAGGGACCTTTCCCCGGCCGCGTGGCCGGAAGGTGCCGGCTTGACCGAAAACGGCCTGATTGCGGGGCTGCTCGGCGATGCATTTGCCTCCGGAAGTGCCTTGCCTCCCATTTGCGGTGACGACGAGCCGATCGACCAAATGATCAATCCGGCGGATGTCGTGCATGTGACAGACGCAGACTCCTCCCAAGCGGTGGTCATCGAAGAAATTGTCCGTGGCCGTAATCTGGTCGTGCAGGGACCGCCGGGGACTGGCAAGTCGCAAACCATTACCAACGCGATCGCCGCTGCGGTTCACGCCGGGAAGCGGGTGTTGTTTGTCGCCGAAAAGATGGCGGCGCTTGATGTGGTGAAACGTCGACTGGATGCAGTCGGTCTTGGGCCCATGTCGCTCGAGCTACACAGTCACAAGGCTCGGAAGAGCGAAGTCTTGGAAGATCTGAAGGCGACGATGAACCTGGGGGCTCCAACCGCCGGCAATCATGTGCCGACCGACGAACTTCGGCAGACGGTTGAGCGTTTACGCCATCATGACGTGACGTTGCACGGTCAAGTGGGTGAGTCCGGCTGTTCGCCTTTCCAGGCGATGGGGAGTCTACTGAATCTGCGGCAGCAGGGGCGGGCGGCTGCGGCCTATCGCGTTGCAGAGATGAGTCAATGGACACCAGAGGCGTACCAGCGTTGTCGACAGGTCGCCAAGGAGCTGGATCAATTGTTGCTGGCGTCTGGAACGCCCGCTTCGAACCCCTGGCGCGGTGCGCAGTGCAAGCCGATGACACCCGCAAACGTCGAAAGGCTACTTGGCACCTTGAAGGACGTTCGCGATGCCGTTGACAAGCTTGATGCGGCGAATGGTGCTCTTGCTGAGATTTTGGAATTGCCCGCGGCGAAGGACATCAAGGAAACCGCAGAACTGGCTCAGCTTGCGGCTTACGTCAGACGCTGTCCTGCCATGGTCGACCGAGAAGCGATTGGCCATGAGTCTTGGCAGACGGAAATCGAACGGCTTGAGGCCATTGTGAAGGAAGTCCGAACGTTGCAGGAATCACGTCGATCCCTGGACGGGCAAATCAGCGACGCCGCCTGGAATCTCGATTGGTCCGCGATCCGCATTGCTCTGGCGGGCCACGGCAAGAGCTGGTTTCGTATTTTCAATTCGTCGTTCCGTAGCGCCGTCGCCACACTGCGCGGCGTTTGCCTCAGTGAGTTCCCCAAGAACGCTGACGAGCGAGTTGCTTTGGTCGACCGCATTCTCTCCATTCAAAAATCTGTCAAGCAGGTTGGCGACGAAGAATTGCTCTGCCGTTCGGTGTTTGGGCGAGTCTGGTCGGGGACTGATTCTCCGATCGACGATCTCGACACGATCGTGGCCTGGGTCAAGGACGGACATAAGGCCAGTCTGCTCAGGCAACACGGACGCCGTCTCGCGGAGGATGCGACACGGGGACGTGCATTGGCGGAGCCTCTCAACCGAATTGCAAAGCTGCTGAAGACGGTTGATGGTGAACTGGGCAAGGTCGCTTCTGTTCTAAAAATCGATTTCCGACGAGCGTTTGAGACTCAGGATGCTCGGACCACGTCCTTGGCCGATTGGCGTGCTCGCATGGACGAGTGGCAAGGGGCATCTGAGCAATTAAGTCATTATCTCGCTGCGATGGCTCGCGTGAAGACGTTGCAGGATGCAGGCCTTCGCGAGTTGGTCAATGAGATTGAACGTGGCACGTTGGTCGCCGGCGATGTGGCCGAGCAACTCGAATTGATTCGTAGTGATGCGATTCTTGCAGAAGCATGGAGCGACCGTCGGGACTTGGCGGAGTTCCACGGTGACACTTACGAAAAACTCCGAAGCCGATTTGCCGAATTAGATACGGATCGCATCGCACAAAGTCGCGTGGACGTCGCGAAGAAGCACCACGAAAATCTGCCGGCCAGATCCGCGGACGGCGGTCAGGTCAGCGTGGTCATGCGGGAAACGAACAAAAAACGGAGGCACATGCCGATCCGGCGGCTGATCAAAGAAGCGGGGCACGCAATCCAAAGGATCAAGCCCGTGTTCATGATGAGCCCGCTTTCGGTCGCACAGTACCTGGAGCCAGGCGCTGTGGAATTTGACTTGCTGGTCATCGACGAAGCCAGCCAGGTGCAGCCGGTCGACGCGTTGGGAGCGATCGCGCGCAGCAAGCAGATCGTCGTCGTCGGTGACCAGCGGCAGCTCCCGCCGACCGATTTCTTTGGTCGAATGTCCGATGGTCAGCCCGACGACGATGACGATGCGGTGACGAACGCAAGTGACCTGGAAAGCATCCTGGGGCTTTGCGAGGCTCAAGGGCTGCCCAGCCGCATGCTGAGCTGGCACTATCGCAGCCGGCATGAGTCGCTGATCGCTGTCAGCAACCGCCAATTCTACGACGATCGATTGTTCATCGTGCCGAGCCCCGTCCTCAGCGGCGGGTCGCTCGGATTGAAGCTTCGGTACATCGCGGATGGTTGCTATGACCGGGGCGGTTCGCGTGCAAATCGCAATGAAGCGATCGCGGTTGCAGAGGCCGTGCTCGAACATGCTCGGCAGCGACCACATCTTTCGCTCGGCGTTGCGACGTTCAGTGCAGCCCAGCGCGATGCGATTCGGAACGAAATTGAGCTGCGTCGAAAGGAAGATGCGTCTATCGAAGAGTTTTTCAACAGCGGCGGTGCCGAGCCATTCTTCGTCAAAAGCCTGGAGAATGTGCAGGGGGACCAGCGTGATGTGATTTTTATCTCGATTGGCTACGGCAAGGACAAAGACGGCTACTTCGCACATAGTTTCGGTCCGCTCAACCGCAAGGGCGGCGAGCGTCGGCTCAACGTCTTGATCAGTCGTGCAGCGTCGGCGTGTGAGGTTTTCACGTCATTGAAGGCCGATGATATCGACCTGGCTCACACCCAGAGTGAAGGCGTCGCCGCATTGAAAATGTATTTAAACTACGCCGAACATGGGCGGCTGGATGCGACTCAGTCCCACGGCGGAGCAGACAGCATTTTTGAAGAACAGGTCGCAAAGGCGCTCCGCAACCGTGGGCTTGAGGTCGATCACCAGATCGGCGTCGGAGGGTTTTTCATTGACCTGGCGATACGAGATCCAGAGCGACGAGGACGCTACTTGTTGGGAATCGAATGTGACGGCGCGCAATACCATAGCGCGAGGTGGGTGCGTGACCGCGATCGAATTCGGCAACAAGTCCTGGAGGCCCGAGGCTGGATCATCCACCGGATTTGGAGCACCGATTGGTTCCAGCGCCCTGAGGAGCAAATTGAAAAGACGCTTGAAGCCCTCGAAGAAGCGAAGCGACATTGGGAGCAACAGGATGCCGAGGACAGAAACGGTGCATGCCGTTCAGCGACGCCGTCCACCACACCGGACGCAGACGATCATCCGCCGATTTCCCGAGAAGAGCTTCCGGAAGCGATGACAGCGTGCGAGTTAAAAGGCGAGGATTACAGGGAAACCCGAATGCCGAATCAGCATTTCGAAGGCGGTCCGGCAGAATTTGCGGATTCAGTGCTGACAGCCTTTGCGCGGCAGATCATCGAAATCGAATCCCCCATTCACATTGACGAGATCGGGCGTCGGATGATTCGGATTTGTGGTCAGGGACGCCTTGTTTCCTCCCTGAAATCTCGCATTGCCGATTCGGTCACCGTACTGCAGGAAGCGGGCACCGTGGAACAACGCGACGCCTTCGTCTACGCCGCCGGACAACAGCAGTTTCCCGTTCGCTATCGCAAACATCTCGACAACGCGAAGCTTCGGAACATTGATTTCGTCCCGCCGGAGGAATTGCGCGGAGCCATCTTTGCTGTCGTCGAACACCAAATTGGCACCGATGAAAAGGAAACAGCGGCGTCCGTGGCAAAGTTGTTGGGAATCAGCAAAAGCAAATCCCTTCAGGCTCACGTTCAAAAACAAATCAAACGTCTCGTGGAAATGCACGCCATCGAAAACCGCGACGGCAGCCTCTTCGTCGCCTCCGGCGCGGTGAATCAGCAGCAAGTTTCTTCCCGCGTCTGA
- a CDS encoding TROVE domain-containing protein, with protein MANKSLFQSITSVLPRATAVNEAGGPAYKLPAKHALAQLAATGTFGNVYYASAQSQLDQMRTLIDEVDDNEFLAKLAVYSRERAYMKDMPAALLVTLSTRDTALMHKVFDRVADNGRVLRTLFQMVRSGQFGRKGLSSSLQRAFQRWLNEASPGKLLSSSIGNDPSLRDVLRMARPKPKDDARRAMFGWLTEKDVEKWAPATEADLPAAVQALKAFRAAETEEAQALIAGDLRVRWDLLADAAKGPIVWKAIARQMGPQALRMNLNTLLRHEVFKKPGLLRFGGTDNAMIDYVAGQLADADAIRRSRQFPYQFLAAYLNASDEVPKKVKTALHDAAEIACGNIPQLPAPVIIGLDTSGSMGCPATGYRGRGGTTKMRCVDVAALFAAAILRRNPDSVVIPFDTRTYQAKIDPSDSILSLSARLSKYGGGGTDCSLPLVEANKRYAKRAFAGIVLVSDNQSWINSGRAYGYGRGGSTGVMTEWEKFKKAQRKNGIADPKLVCIDIAPYGNTQAPDCQDILNVGGFSDAVFHVVASFLENDASRFVHEVESVEL; from the coding sequence ATGGCCAACAAGTCTCTTTTCCAGAGCATCACGAGCGTTCTGCCTCGAGCGACCGCGGTCAACGAAGCCGGTGGTCCCGCGTACAAGTTACCGGCAAAGCATGCGCTGGCTCAGCTGGCCGCGACGGGTACTTTCGGCAACGTCTACTACGCGTCTGCGCAGAGCCAGCTGGATCAAATGCGAACGCTGATCGACGAAGTCGACGACAATGAATTCCTGGCAAAGCTGGCGGTTTACTCGCGAGAGCGAGCATACATGAAGGACATGCCGGCGGCGCTGCTGGTCACGCTGTCGACGCGCGACACGGCGTTGATGCACAAGGTCTTTGACCGAGTGGCTGACAACGGGCGTGTTCTGCGTACGCTGTTCCAGATGGTTCGATCGGGACAGTTCGGTCGCAAGGGGTTGTCGTCTTCGCTGCAGCGAGCGTTTCAGCGCTGGCTGAACGAGGCGTCGCCGGGCAAGTTGCTGTCAAGCTCGATCGGTAACGATCCGAGCCTGCGTGACGTGCTGCGAATGGCACGCCCGAAGCCGAAGGATGACGCTCGACGAGCGATGTTCGGATGGCTGACAGAAAAGGACGTCGAGAAGTGGGCTCCGGCGACGGAAGCCGACTTGCCGGCGGCGGTTCAGGCACTGAAGGCGTTCCGTGCGGCGGAGACCGAAGAGGCTCAGGCGTTGATCGCGGGTGATCTGCGAGTTCGTTGGGATTTGCTGGCGGATGCGGCCAAGGGTCCGATCGTCTGGAAGGCAATCGCTCGCCAGATGGGACCGCAGGCACTGCGGATGAACCTGAACACGTTGCTGCGTCACGAAGTCTTCAAGAAGCCAGGGCTGCTGCGGTTCGGCGGCACGGACAACGCGATGATCGACTATGTGGCCGGCCAATTGGCTGACGCAGACGCGATCCGTCGTTCGCGCCAGTTCCCGTACCAGTTCCTGGCGGCCTACTTGAACGCTTCGGACGAAGTGCCGAAGAAGGTCAAGACGGCGCTGCACGACGCGGCGGAGATCGCTTGTGGTAACATCCCGCAGCTACCGGCACCGGTGATCATCGGTTTGGACACTTCTGGATCGATGGGATGTCCGGCAACGGGCTACCGTGGTCGCGGAGGAACGACGAAGATGCGTTGCGTCGATGTTGCGGCATTGTTCGCCGCTGCGATCCTGCGTCGCAACCCGGACAGCGTCGTGATTCCGTTCGATACCCGGACCTATCAGGCCAAGATCGATCCAAGCGATTCGATTCTAAGTCTGTCGGCACGGTTGTCGAAGTACGGAGGCGGCGGAACGGATTGTTCGTTGCCATTGGTTGAAGCCAACAAGCGTTACGCAAAGCGTGCGTTTGCTGGAATCGTGCTGGTCAGCGACAACCAGAGCTGGATCAACTCGGGACGTGCGTACGGCTACGGCCGAGGCGGTTCGACGGGCGTGATGACGGAGTGGGAGAAGTTCAAGAAGGCGCAGCGGAAGAACGGTATCGCCGATCCAAAGCTGGTCTGCATCGACATCGCCCCCTACGGCAACACGCAAGCCCCCGACTGCCAGGACATCCTGAACGTCGGAGGCTTCAGCGACGCCGTCTTCCACGTCGTCGCATCCTTCCTAGAAAACGACGCATCCCGCTTCGTCCACGAAGTGGAATCCGTCGAGCTGTAA
- a CDS encoding DUF2357 domain-containing protein translates to MKRLFHLATNRFTLDWNRVRDQDQAVLARTLPVVGRLKLMPHVRELEWLDTTKRAGVPDSLATDERIENGPPLYEQTDYQLYLRASGTGDTIEIRHRDPAIERSLNLQEKGRVVHGVINFRGQIGRSQFSVYVNGVRQLDFEVEVFPTKVDYESDYQEIVADVQSILTSLAYEYLRSTYQMGRLEAANRPSKLEWLVLIEHVIGELETAMNYIAQRPTRGLVRREQSTRLERIRRVDSRVRSQVRRGHGKGPMVQLAGVMARERLVQRPAELTLDTMEHRWLRNQLIEVQRTLSQIVTIYDGDEELSARRQRTLDGITGLKGRVSRLLRLEPVESADGDPPMGFASLQLVSAPGYREAYRMLMFLKMGLKLEGDLIKLAVKDLEVLYEYWTYLTVVRIIQEEHGPPQRLDQFFKVRQSGLSVQLKQGNGQRISFRTRADRRISVLYNPKFENQDTTLIPQKPDILIRFEEDGWPIIQLVCDAKYRIDATDKYRQQFRSFGPPIDAINVLHRYRDAILEWGSSEHEATGLKRSVVQAAALFPMNQFPDEDFRASRLWQSIERLGVGAIPALPGNTAFLQEWLHSALRQGGWSMADRAIANLADSRARDWRVAASEPVLVGVLRSPGTEQHLNWIKRERLYYQPLTKTQRRQFFVRQVALYIPSGLNEPNGIRYSADVEQIEVVDRSEIPTPWPARRTEQMVLYRLGAVRRLPNPIDVSSEHATTVRGSRWTTRLGLQRARTIGEIALETEPEWRLLEWLQANGILYKIRLDPARVQDADNPKGRAWFELETGEQIRYDGSNGFLWRKAGTNNRYVTLREIFNHQHN, encoded by the coding sequence ATGAAGCGACTGTTTCACCTCGCAACGAATCGGTTCACTCTCGACTGGAATCGAGTCCGGGATCAGGACCAGGCTGTGCTCGCGCGGACGTTGCCGGTTGTGGGGCGATTGAAATTGATGCCCCATGTCCGTGAACTCGAGTGGCTTGACACGACGAAGCGGGCGGGTGTCCCAGACTCGCTCGCCACCGATGAACGAATCGAAAATGGTCCGCCTCTATACGAGCAAACGGACTACCAGCTTTATCTTCGTGCCTCAGGAACCGGCGACACAATCGAAATTCGGCACCGCGACCCTGCCATCGAACGATCGCTCAATCTTCAAGAGAAGGGCCGCGTTGTTCATGGCGTGATCAACTTTCGCGGACAAATTGGTCGCAGTCAGTTTTCGGTGTATGTCAACGGAGTGCGACAACTCGATTTCGAGGTCGAGGTGTTTCCCACCAAGGTTGACTACGAATCGGACTATCAAGAGATTGTCGCGGATGTCCAGTCGATCTTGACGAGTCTTGCGTACGAGTACTTGCGCTCGACTTATCAGATGGGGCGGTTGGAAGCAGCCAACCGTCCGTCAAAGCTGGAATGGCTAGTCCTGATTGAGCACGTCATCGGCGAACTCGAAACCGCGATGAACTACATCGCACAGCGACCAACGCGCGGCTTGGTCCGTCGCGAGCAATCAACGCGTCTGGAACGAATTCGCCGGGTTGATTCACGGGTTCGTTCGCAAGTGCGGCGTGGGCATGGGAAAGGGCCCATGGTGCAACTCGCCGGCGTAATGGCTCGAGAACGGTTGGTGCAACGGCCCGCAGAGCTCACCTTGGACACGATGGAACATCGATGGCTTCGGAATCAGTTAATCGAAGTGCAGCGGACACTGAGCCAAATCGTGACGATCTACGACGGCGATGAAGAACTTTCTGCACGACGGCAGAGAACATTGGATGGCATCACCGGGTTGAAAGGTCGTGTGTCACGACTGCTGCGTCTAGAGCCTGTCGAGTCAGCCGACGGTGATCCGCCGATGGGGTTCGCGTCGCTGCAGTTGGTGTCGGCACCTGGATACCGCGAGGCGTACCGAATGCTAATGTTCCTAAAGATGGGACTAAAGCTCGAAGGTGACTTGATAAAGCTTGCGGTGAAAGACCTTGAAGTGCTTTACGAATACTGGACCTATCTGACCGTCGTGCGGATCATTCAAGAGGAACATGGTCCACCTCAGCGACTTGATCAGTTCTTCAAAGTTCGGCAGTCAGGGCTTTCCGTTCAACTGAAGCAAGGCAACGGCCAGAGGATCTCGTTTCGCACAAGGGCGGATCGCAGAATCAGTGTTTTGTACAACCCGAAATTCGAGAATCAAGACACGACGCTTATCCCGCAAAAGCCTGATATCCTGATTCGCTTCGAGGAAGACGGATGGCCTATCATTCAATTGGTATGTGACGCGAAGTATCGAATCGACGCCACCGACAAATACCGACAACAGTTTCGGTCGTTCGGTCCGCCAATCGACGCGATTAATGTGTTGCACCGCTATCGTGATGCGATTCTTGAATGGGGAAGCAGTGAGCATGAAGCGACCGGACTGAAGCGATCGGTGGTCCAGGCCGCCGCATTGTTCCCAATGAACCAATTTCCAGACGAAGATTTTCGTGCAAGCCGACTGTGGCAGTCGATCGAACGACTTGGGGTCGGAGCCATTCCTGCGTTGCCTGGTAACACCGCGTTTTTGCAGGAGTGGTTGCATTCAGCTCTTCGCCAAGGCGGATGGTCGATGGCGGATCGGGCGATCGCCAACCTCGCTGACAGCCGCGCTCGCGATTGGCGTGTTGCGGCGAGCGAACCCGTGCTCGTGGGCGTCTTGCGTTCGCCGGGAACGGAGCAGCATCTAAATTGGATAAAACGGGAACGGCTGTATTACCAGCCCCTGACGAAGACTCAACGCCGTCAGTTTTTTGTCAGACAAGTCGCCTTGTATATTCCATCTGGCCTAAATGAACCGAATGGAATTCGTTACTCCGCCGACGTGGAGCAGATCGAGGTGGTCGACCGATCGGAAATTCCAACGCCTTGGCCGGCTAGACGCACCGAGCAAATGGTGCTTTACCGACTGGGGGCCGTTCGTCGGCTGCCAAATCCGATCGACGTCTCCTCGGAACATGCAACGACGGTTCGCGGCTCACGTTGGACGACACGTCTTGGACTACAACGAGCAAGAACGATAGGCGAGATCGCATTGGAAACAGAACCTGAATGGCGTCTACTCGAATGGCTGCAAGCCAATGGCATCCTCTACAAGATCAGGCTTGATCCAGCACGCGTGCAAGATGCAGACAATCCGAAGGGACGAGCGTGGTTTGAATTGGAGACCGGCGAACAAATTAGATACGACGGCAGCAACGGTTTCCTTTGGCGAAAGGCAGGCACCAATAACCGGTACGTCACGCTACGAGAAATTTTCAATCATCAGCACAATTGA
- a CDS encoding RNA ligase (ATP) has translation MRKLATIRTVNETRPIDGADMIELAVVDGWKCVTKKGEFSVGDAVIYCEIDSFLPVRDEFEFLRKSSLKTMDDREGFRLRTVKLRGQISQGLLLNPSVLGRSFQVGEDVTDELGIVKYEAPIPACLGGEVVGAFPAFIAKTDEERIQNLASDFVTYRGKEFYVSEKIDGTSFTAFVKDGEFGVCGRNWQLAEDQSNSHWRVAHAFSLHERMTALGRSLAVQGELVGPGIQKNRYGLKEPAVFVFNVYDIDASAFLEKSAMEAVSEQLGLPIVPPLGMIAVPETIDEILAIAEGKSTLNPNTEREGLVWVHGSGDDRISFKTISNRFLAKGGD, from the coding sequence ATGAGAAAACTCGCAACCATCCGGACTGTCAACGAAACGCGGCCGATTGACGGGGCCGACATGATTGAGTTGGCGGTTGTCGATGGCTGGAAATGTGTCACGAAGAAAGGAGAATTCTCGGTCGGAGATGCGGTGATCTACTGCGAAATCGATTCGTTCTTGCCGGTGCGAGACGAATTTGAGTTCTTGCGCAAGTCGTCGCTGAAAACCATGGACGACCGCGAGGGCTTTCGACTGCGAACGGTGAAGCTGCGCGGCCAGATTTCGCAGGGGCTGTTGCTGAATCCATCCGTGTTGGGGCGATCGTTCCAGGTCGGCGAAGACGTGACGGACGAGTTGGGCATCGTGAAGTACGAAGCGCCCATTCCCGCTTGCCTGGGCGGCGAGGTTGTGGGAGCGTTTCCTGCGTTCATTGCGAAAACGGATGAGGAACGAATTCAGAACCTAGCCAGCGATTTCGTAACCTACCGTGGCAAGGAGTTTTATGTGTCGGAGAAGATTGACGGCACTTCATTCACGGCCTTCGTAAAAGACGGCGAGTTTGGTGTTTGCGGACGCAATTGGCAGTTGGCGGAGGACCAGTCGAACAGCCATTGGCGGGTCGCTCATGCGTTCTCGCTTCACGAACGAATGACAGCCCTGGGACGGTCGCTGGCCGTGCAGGGCGAATTGGTCGGTCCGGGAATCCAAAAGAATCGGTATGGATTGAAGGAGCCGGCCGTGTTCGTGTTCAACGTCTATGACATTGACGCTTCGGCGTTCTTGGAGAAATCGGCAATGGAAGCCGTCAGTGAACAGCTTGGGTTGCCCATCGTTCCTCCGCTCGGAATGATTGCCGTGCCAGAAACGATCGACGAGATCCTTGCGATCGCCGAAGGCAAGAGCACGCTGAATCCGAATACCGAACGCGAGGGGCTGGTCTGGGTACACGGTTCAGGCGACGATCGAATTTCGTTCAAAACGATTTCAAACCGATTCCTCGCCAAAGGCGGCGATTAG